The genomic window GACATGAGATAATACCAAATGCATTTGATTAAACCACTGTTCACTTGAAGAACAAGATCACAACCAACTAAGTTGATTATATTTCAAGCAAGTGCGCGGATCACAAAAACAGCAGTAGGTGTTCAATTCAAACATATATGCAGACATACAATAAGTATACAACTAAAAAATTAGGCTCCTGGTAAGCTGAGATGGCAATACATGTAAGAACTATACCAAACTAACCTGAGTATTGTTCAAAAACAATTGATATGTGCTCTCACCATAGAGCAGAGATCATAACTTATAGTTCAGAGATACGTGTGTGCTCTTACTGGGAACCTCGCTGCTATCTTCAGAAAAGAGGAATTGCCTTGAGATTGTGGAAGCCGTCGCCAGTCCAGATGGAGATCTTGCTCAGTGTGTAGCTCTCATCCAACTTGAAATCCATGTAGAGAGTAACAAGCTCGTCCCAACAACAAATTCAGATCAGAAAAAGGATCCCACACATAGAAGATTAGATAAGTGTTTCGAATGGATGCCCTCATCTAGCTGGTTCTTGTCATTCGACTTCGCCTACGCTGCATATATACAGATACAGGTGGCACGAGGAAATCAAGATCGATTTTAAGTCTAAAAGCATGCCCAGATTCAACCAAACTAATCAATGGACGATATATAATCACGGGTAAAAGCGCGCTATGAGAAACAAGCACTGTATATAATAACCTGCAAACATTTatcactttctctctctcgctcgctacTCCATGGAACAAGAACAAATACTATTCGATACTTCTTGCATGTAGAAACTGCTCTAGTTTATTGAAGACTCGATGCACAATAGTTACACATGATTATGCTCCTAATTAAATACTCTAGTAACTATTTGGTTTATCTAAGACTCAATGAAAGGAATCACGCATCATCCAAACAAAATTGAGCGGAAGGCAGCGGAAGATCGTTTACTCATCGTGGTTACCTGCAGCAGTACATtcttctgaaactggatgttgaccATGTGTGTCTGCACACTGTCTGACCTGAGAAATATAAATCCGCCAACGATGAGGGTGCCCCTGCAGTTTGTAAGATCAACGATGATCAAAGAATAAAAGCTATACCATGTGTTCTGGTGGAATGAGATAATGACAGGGTCAACTAATCCAACATTTATCTGTTTCAAGAAGAAAAGGGTAACCATTTTCAATATGCCACTGAAGTTTGTCTACATTACATTCAGATTGATGTGAATATGAAGTCACAACAGATTGGATAGTTTGTCTCTAACCTCTTCTTCCGACATTTGTGaatcgaaaagaaaaaaaatctgaatcAGCCTAGAAAAGCAAGGAACCACGCCTGCAAAATTGATTCCTATGCAGAGACGAAAATCCTAGAACTTGACATGGCCAGCATATGATTCACCACAGCTCGATGGCTATAGCACACGGCCGCAGGTATGGGCGCACGCATGAGGGAGAGCAGAACGCAGGGGCTTACCTAGGCCGGAGTCGAAGAAGCGTCTGGCCACCGAAGGCGGAGGAGGTGACATGGAGGGAGCGCAGGGCAGAACAGCAACCGCGCCGGTACCCGCCTCCATCGGGCCGCTGGCCGTGATCCGCGCTGCCTGAGGTGGAGCGACCATGGACGCTGCGGATTCGCCGCCATGGTTGCTCTGCCCAGCCTAGAGAAGAAGGGTCAGGGAACACGAGGTGGAGCGGCTGCGGATGCTGCAGATCCATCGCCATGGTTGCTGTGCCCAGTGAGAGAAGGGTCGGGAGGCACTGATTTTTCCTTTCTGACTGGCGGCGAGGCACCGAGTCGGATGGAACTGATACACATATTGTGGGCGGGGCAGCGGGGATTAGGGGACGCGGAGCGCGAGGGCTGTTCGCAGACCATGTGTAATATGAGCAGTAGGATGCGTTTAAGTTGACTTAATCCGAGGGTCCTGATTACTTTGTGTACAGTTTACTATGTGGTTTTAGATGGTGTCTCCTGCTAAGGTTTGGGGCGCAAAACCTAACATGTGATCGGGTCGAGGAAGCCGAAGAAATGCATGAGGTCGACCAGAGCACGGGGACACGACACGACATCTGCCCCACCCTCCCTGATTTTTAACTCTCCGGCCGCGGCCAGATCCCGTAGAGAGCGAGTCCCTTTCTTGCCCTCGAGTCAGACGTCATCGGAGAAGAGACCGACGTGTCCCAGCCTCCACGCCCGAGCGCCAGCGGGAGGGAATCTCCCGAGCGACGCCCGCATCCTCGGGAGCCGCCGCTTAATTCCGCTCGGCCCCCTGCATGCCATCGTCGGCAAGCTGCCACGTCCGCCGCACGTTCTGTGAGCGCGGAGGAGTAAATGGATAGGGGAAAAGCGACGTGGTCGTTCGCTCGATTGGTCGGCCAAAAAGTTCACGTGGTGCATCTACCATAGACGACGAAGATAGCATGCGTGCGTGCAGGCGGGACGACAATGGTACTCCATGCTTGTAAACACGAACGCGGCGACGCTTCCTCGTTTATACGATAACAGAGGGCGAACTAATAAATGAATGCCGCGGTGCCTCCAGCCGTTTCGTGTAGAGCGTCCATCATGGAGGCACCAAAGGGACAGTGGTGGCAGTAAAGAGCCGCTGCAGTGAAGACGAAGTGATAAGCGAGTTACGTGGAGGTGGAAGGGTTAGGCTTGACGGTCGTGCTAGAGCGCTGGTTCAAGGAGAGAGGTCGCTCGTGAGGCAACTTGGTGGGTCTGTAGCAAGTAACTGAAGCTTATGTGGCAATGGTGTTGTAGTAGTTGGTCCCATATGTAAGTCACTAAAAGAATGATGATGTGGTGGGTGTGCTGAGGTGGATatgctgcatgtcaagagaaataacatagtggggatgaactatttaggtattatagattccgaaatctttatatgatgtacttggtcttaccgatattgaagaacgctctttaaatttgcacttggcagattctactattaaaaagcctatgggaagaattaatgatgttcttattcttgcaaggAATTACATgccgatagattttattgttcttgatattgattacaATCCATCtagtccaattatacttggtagaccgtttttgcgtactattggttccatgattgatatgaaagaaggaaatattaaatttcaatttccactaaggaagggtatggaacacttcactagaacaagaattaagccaccatatgagtcaatcatgagggcatcgtaTGGATCTAGAACTAAAGATGACAACTCTTATTCGCATTATGCCCAACTAGGGGCGTAAAACATAGCGctcattgggaggcaacccaacttatatctttttgctttttggttttcttgctgttttaaataaaatacccaattatgcctatgattagatgtgtttttatggtttaaattagtgtttgtgtcaagaaaggcctttgggatgatttggggtgagagttgatttgatcttgatgaaaaacagaaacttgtgcGCTTACGAAAATAATTCCCGTTTTTAacataagagtgattttgagttgattccttttggaGAAAATTAACAAACAAAGTTTCcacgtcttcctaatttttcagaatttttggagctgcataagtattcgaaatagtcagattgctacagattgttctgttttttgtcagattctgttttctttgcgttgtgtgcttgttttgatgattctacgaTTGTTTTGCTGagcttttgccatagaaaagttggaatacggtagaaataatgcaaaaataaaatatgaatgggtttgcaacagtacttatagtagtggtttgctttcttataatAACGGATCTCGTGAAggttttttgagttttgtgtgattgaagttttcaagttttgcgtgatattacgatggatgaaggaataaggaatagcaaaagactaagcttggggatgccccaagataatattcaagaagtagcaagcaactaatcgtggggatgcccccgagtggcatcccctctttcttctaacaaccatcagtattttacttggagctatatttttattcgtcacatattatgagttttgcttggagcgtcttgtatgattatgagtctttgtttgttttattttgtgttttaagttttGAATCCTTGCTTGACGCACCTTTTTGAGAGAGTCAAAAATtatgttatgcttgctcctatgcttcacttaaatttttagagccatgaaattcctctagtgcttcactcatatctttttgagcatggtgtgctttgttattttttaagAAACTAGCAGAGTGACCCGCTCGATGTGCGGGCTAGAATTTATTAAGTTTAGTAACGTGATCATAATATATTATTATCTAAAGAAAAATCGGAACCATATGTTATGAGACTTAAAAATATATCACTTTTGTGAATATATTTTCTCTTAGGTATTTTTGGTTATTTatttatatataaatatatatgttATCCATTTTTCCATTTACATTATGATTATGCATGCCTTACTAATTGTATTCTTTATGATCACTCATGTTGTATTTATTTACATTTTGAAATACATTGTCGAACTATTAGGAATTAGTAGGTTTAGTTTTTAATCATTGTAAATTCCTATTTACTAAATCTCTTAATATGACTAAATATTTTTTTACCATAGCGAGACATTTATATTTTTATTGTTGAAATACGGAAAATGCATATACTTTATAGTGCAATGGAATGATTAAATAAGTACCATCATATGTATTCACTTAGTAGAAGTTTTTCCTTCAAAGGTAGATGTTCATGGCATTTTGAAGGACTAAAATCAATAAGAATGAGACTGAACTTATGATTTTGTTCTCCCCTTTGCTCGTGCCCCTCCTTGACATTATGCTTGATGGTAATGCATACTGAACTATTTTCTGTATGCTAAATAAATTTCATAAGCTCTATGGAATAGTTGTCGGATAACAATTTTTTAGAACAATACTTAATAGTCTAGAAATATACAAAGTGAACCATGCAATTCTTTCTAAAATATCAATTGTTATGCCTCACTATATAAACATAGTGATTTAAAAAAGTTAGTCCAATAGCAGTTGAGGCTTCTATGGAGTGTGTGTTCTTTCACCGTGGCGGACCTTCCACATGTTTGCTCATCCCATAGGAGCAAGCTTCCCATTAGATTGTGCTTGTATGGTTGTCGTGCTTTTCttatgttcactttgtcatccaTGGACTTAACTCAAGTGGGCTTGGACCTCGATGTATTGACATTCACTTGTTTTTCTGCTAATAAAACTTGGCAAGAATCCCTAGGTTTCAGAAGAAAAAAGTTAGTCTTAGGGGAAGTAAAATAGTGAAGAAAATACCATCTTCCAAACTAATTGAGCAAGACATAAAAAGAAGACTTGAACATACAAATGTGTGTAGTTAAGATATAAGACaaagttcagagaaaactcaaagtTATCAAATGTGTATTAATACTTTGTCCAAAAGGATCGTGTAAATTTGATTGTAAAAGATGGTATCACActctaataaaaagaatatgaacTTAAATTGTGCTCATCAAAATATTAGGCCCGATAAATGGTGAGAAATGGACAATTGACACTCAAAGGAATGTGTCGATGCTTTTGTTGTTCCATATGTTTCCGGTACACCAAGTGATTTTACATATAAGCTTTTACATGAAATCCTTAATGAGACGCTATTCTCTGTAGATTCCGAGTAGGTTAAAGTTTAAGATCAGACTGATTGGAAATTTTGAACTAAAACTATAAAATTACACATGTAGTGGATGTGTAGTC from Triticum aestivum cultivar Chinese Spring chromosome 3B, IWGSC CS RefSeq v2.1, whole genome shotgun sequence includes these protein-coding regions:
- the LOC123065265 gene encoding uncharacterized protein: MAMDLQHPQPLHLVFPDPSSLGWAEQPWRRIRSVHGRSTSGSADHGQRPDGGGYRRGCCSALRSLHVTSSAFGGQTLLRLRPRGTLIVGGFIFLRSDSVQTHMVNIQFQKNVLLQLVTLYMDFKLDESYTLSKISIWTGDGFHNLKAIPLF